One window of the Rhipicephalus sanguineus isolate Rsan-2018 chromosome 4, BIME_Rsan_1.4, whole genome shotgun sequence genome contains the following:
- the LOC125758235 gene encoding piggyBac transposable element-derived protein 2-like: MAASRKESARKRPGKLLSDEEIQELLLQSDIDLSDDDDILDEPRSSSECSGSSSDDDDEVEDDTPASHKVQGRGPIWKATDKPSPVGLKNFVLSSSGGLVLDFVIYTGKGTVPEADTKELGLGGAIVKRLLHTVPEEQPVHVFTDHFFTGLKLAEYLLRRNAHLTGTIMANRTGGAASKLSNEKNMKRGESCCVVRSDGEMCLTKWKDRKSVMILSTACGITPEGTCRRWSKEEMKKVDVPQPRCIKIYNKNMGGVDLADRYVSYYRTKIRTKKWTIRVFAHFLDLAVANAWIEYRNHCKLMDVAAKDIHDQFKFKNRVAETLIRAHVDEMQEAVNEVDQDLEIGETAALPKRTKVTSMPPSEVRLDKYGHFPAHVPLKSQMRCRNQGCSGKTRVRCTKCDLFLCLLNRNCFLGFHSC, translated from the exons ATGGCGGCGTCACGGAAAGAAAGCGCGCGCAAGCGACCAG GCAAGTTACTCAGCGATGAGGAGATTCAAGAGCTACTCTTACAGAGCGACATTGACTTGTCTGATGATGACGACATTCTGGATGAGCCACGCAGCAGCAGTGAATGCTCAGGTAGCAgcagtgacgatgatgatgaagttGAAGATGACACGCCAGCTAGCCACAAAGTTCAAGGTCGTGGCCCCATTTGGAAAGCGACAGA TAAACCAAGTCCCGTCGGCCTTAAGAACTTTGTTTTGTCGAGTTCTGGTGGACTTGTGTTAGATTTCGTCATCTACACAGGTAAAGGAACTGTTCCTGAAGCCGATACGAAAGAACTTGGTCTTGGCGGGGCAATAGTGAAGCGTCTTCTGCATACAGTGCCGGAAGAACAACCAGTTCATGTGTTCACAGACCATTTTTTTACAGGTTTGAAGCTCGCCGAATACCTTCTCCGAAGGAATGCACATCTTACCGGTACAATTATGGCAAACAGAACTGGAGGTGCGGCATCAAAGCTTTCAAACGAAAAGAACATGAAACGAGGCGAATCATGCTGCGTTGTCCGCAGTGATGGAGAAATGTGTCTCACGAAGTGGAAGGATCGAAAATCAGTCATGATTCTTTCGACTGCCTGCGGCATCACTCCAGAAGGCACTTGCAGAAGATGGTCGAAGGAAGAGATGAAGAAAGTAGATGTGCCGCAGCCGCGCTGCATCAAAATATACAACAAAAACATGGGCGGTGTTGATCTTGCGGACAGATACGTGTCCTATTACAGGACAAAAATACGTACGAAGAAGTGGACCATTAGGGTATTTGCCCACTTTCTAGACCTAGCGGTCGCAAATGCCTGGATTGAATACAGGAATCACTGCAAACTCATGGACGTTGCAGCAAAAGATATTCACGATCAATTCAAGTTTAAGAACCGAGTTGCGGAAACGCTAATTCGCGCCCACGTCGACGAAATGCAAGAAGCCGTAAACGAAGTAGACCAGGATCTTGAAATTGGCGAGACTGCTGCACTCCCTAAACGTACCAAGGTGACTTCCATGCCGCCAAGTGAGGTCCGATTGGACAAGTACGGGCATTTTCCAGCGCATGTGCCCTTAAAGTCTCAGATGAGATGCCGCAATCAAGGTTGCAGCGGAAAAACACGCGTTAGGTGCACTAAATGTGACCTGTTTCTTTGCCTTCTCAACAGAAACTGCTTTCTTGGCTTTCACTCATGTTAG